GTTTATGGCAACCATACTATGAAGAAGGGAACCAACAAAATACGTTGGTTTGAACTCCAAGAACAAATCATAAACTGAAGTCTTCAAAATTCACTTTGTAGCCACCCCAAAGTTTGAGTTTCCCAAGCCCCGGTACCTCGAAGAATTTATCTCCCGTTGCTATCAAGCTCCTTAGAGTTATTCATTCTCAAAGAAAAAACCCATATTCTATGGGTCAGAACCCCGTTTCATTTGTTCCAGGACTATCGATCCAATCCTCCTTGATACATCATCTGTTAGCACCGACACTTCTGAGCATAAAAATCTCTACCGACACTTTTGAGCCTTCTTGGTTTGCTTCTTTGTGGGTCACGTAAAGGTTCGAGACCTCCGTCGTTGTCTGATCGGAACGTCCGAGCTGTGACTCAACGTTTTTTTTGCACATTCTCATCTTGAGACCTACTCTATATACTACGGTACCACTGAGAGATTGGTTTCATTCTGTACTCCGTAGTAGTTCTATTCTTGTAGAAAAAGAGCTCCTTTATTGGTTGTAGCCATTGCTTCTTTTGTCCTATACTTTAGAGTATTGTCTCCTGTTTGATTCTCGAACAATGCCCTAGCTATTGAAATATAAGTGAACTAACTCTGAAGTTCCAAAAGTTTTCTTCCAGTTTTCAGGCTAGTTACATTTTCATGCCATTGTAAGATTTTTGGACCCTCGCCCTGCTCGCCGCCGGCAAGGACGGAGGGAGAGGGGAACCGAAGCGgaggagcagggaagagatggaaGAGAGGCAGAGAGAACAAGTCTGAGACGTCCCTTAGTAAAaaagagaaaagtatacttttcgtctCTCAATTCTTGGTGAACTTTAGATTTGGTCCCTCAATTCTGAATCCGGACAACTCGCACCCTCAACTAATGAACCGGACACCTGgtcttaatacgtctccaacatatctataatttttgatcgttccatgctgttatattgtcattcttgaatattttacaatcattttgtagcaactttatatcattttttaggactaacctattaacatagtgccaagtgtcagttgttgttttttgtttgttttttacgtcacagaaaatcaataccaaacggaatccaaaagcagtgaaactttttggagattttttctgaatTAGAAAACACCCGGTGGGCCAAAGAAATACTAGAGGGGAGCTCAGAgcggagcacaacccaccagagcgcgcctggggggcccacctcagtggcctcccgcactgcctcttggccctacaaattcccaaatattctacaaacctaggggagtcgatagatcagaagttccgctgccgcaaagctctatagccacgaaaaaccaatctagaccctgttccagcaccctgtggaggggcaaatcatcaccggtggtcatcttcatcatcccagcggccaccatgatgaggagggagtagtccaccctcggggctgagggtttgtaccagtagctatgtgtttaatctttctctctctctctcgtgttgttgagatggcacaatcttgatgtatcgcgggctttgttaatatagttggatcatatggtgtttctccctctctatcttgttgtgatgaattaagtttttctttttgagatttcgtttttatcggattgaatatttttatggatttaaGAGCActtatatatgtcttgcatatgaatacccgttgTGACAATAGGGTATTATATtaattcacttgagatatgttttggcactcaactcgtgaaTTCCcaaggtgatattggggtaatctatgcataggggttgatacacgttctcgtcttttgtttcttcgATAGAAATCTTTGGACActttttgaggttctttgtgtcggattgagtattatgaatctgaatttgcttttggtgttgttttagtacgaactcttgatagattgatcggaaaaaataacttaatgttattttagtacgaattctTGATAGATCGATgggaaagaataacttagtgttattttagtacaaactcttgaatagatcgatcggaaaaaatagctacaaacaattttttctttctccgctagataggaactttggagtgattctatAAATGCACTTTAAGGAatgattatatgatccaattatattagcattgttgagagattgcactagcgaaagtacatacACTAGGCCtcattttgaagcattgcaataccgtttgtgttccattttatcaattgctaccttgctgttttttattgttcatattaaaaaaatcaatatctactatcattactacgattctattaccatctcttcgccgaactagtgcacctatacaaattatcattgtatttggtgtgtttgggacacaagagactttttattatttggttgcagggttgtttgagagagactatcttcatcctacgtctcccacggattgataaatcttaggtcatccacttgagagaaaattgcaactgtcctacaaaactctgcgcttggaggcccaacacaagtttACAAGAACaaattgcgtagtagacatcaggtcacAATTTTGACCGGTTTTGGTGCTGACTGGCCCCGGTTTTGACCGGTGCTGACTCAAATTCACGTAAATTTTACATATCCAGGGATTTGAAAAAAGTACGCGAACATGGAAAACATTAAGCGGAATTGGAAAAGGTACGTGAATTTGAATCGACACGGTCAAAACTGGGGTCGAACAACACCAAAACCGATCAAAACCGTGACTAAGGATGTATCTTGTCTGGTTTTAGTAGTTAAGGGTGCAAGTTATCCGGTTTTGgagttgagggaccaaatctagacttcgtcaagaattgaaaaatgaaaagtatacttttctcgtAAAAAAACGGGCGTCATCAAGGTGGAGGTGATGAATGTAAAACACAACTTTGCAAACCTTAAGTTGATAAATTTTATTTGCTCGACCCCACAAATATTTTTCTCTTGCCATAGAAAGATGCGGTGGAGGACATACGGTGTTTAGACCCATTATCCTCATCCATGCAAGAGCCAAGATAATCAAGATGCTTACAACCAGGCTCTcccctcatatgaacatcatcgtctCCAACACCCAAAGTACCTTCATCAAAAGGTGAAGCATCCGTGATAATTTCATGCATGTTCGGAATCTCACGCGCCGTCTTCATAGAAACAAGACCGCAACGCTCCTTTTCAAGCATGACATTAGGAAAGCTTTTGACTAGGTGCATTGGGAATTCATTCTAGACATCCTTTAGAGGAAAGGCTTCCATAGTAGATTTCACGATTGGACCATTGCACTTCTACGGACCTCCGCCTCACATGTTCTCCTCAATGGGGACTCCAGGCTCACCCATCTCCCATGGCCTTGGTCTTAGGCAGGGAGACCTGCTCTCCTACTACTCTTTGTTATTGCCATCAACCTGCTTCAGCAGATCCTCGACTCGGCCATGAGGTTTGGTCTTCTTAATAAGATTAGAGACCGTGGAACCATCTTTCTGACCTCACTATTTGTGGATGACGTGGCTATTTTTGTGGCACCTTATAAAGAGGACAGTCAAAACCTTACCCCCATTCTCAAGGGATTCGGTGAGGTGACGGGACTACAAACAATTTTTCACAAGAGCTCGGTGGTGCCTATTCGATGTAGACATGTGGACTTGGATGCCATCCTTGAAGGGTTGCTCGTCATGCGTTCATCCTTCCTCATGAGATACATTGGCTTCCCTCTCTCTGTTTGGCAGCTTAGGCGGGTGGATTTCCAATACGTCGAGGACGAAATTTCTAAGAAAATTGTGCCTTGGGAGGGTATGCACATCACCTCGGTGGGCTGTAGAGCGCTTGTTAAATTAGTCATCACCTCTCAGGTCATCCACCACCTTATGCCGCAGATTGTCCCCTCATCTGTCCTCAAAAGCATTGCCAAGATCGAGCGCGCCTTCCTTTGGGTGGGGACCGCTAAGGTGACGGGTGGCAAGTGCAAGGTAAATTGGGAAGTCGTCTACCGTCCAACCCACCTTGGGGGCTTCAATATTCTGCATCTTGACAAGTTTGGTAGAGCTCTTTGGTTGCAATGGCCTTGGTGTGAGCCATCAAAGATTTGGGTGTTTTGGCAACCCTTCTGATGAGGATGGCATGGCCCATTTTTTTGCTCTCGCCACCACCATTGCTGGCAATGGAGAGAGGACTCCATTCTGGGACGCCCCATGGTTGAATGGTCAGAAGCCTAAAGATGAGCACCTCTTATCTACACGGCCTGTAAGCACAAGAATTGAATGGTCAGTTTGTAGGACGCACTCATGGATATCTACTCCAAAGGGGAGGAGTATTGGTGCCAGCAGGGGTCCCGGAAGTAGGAGCTCTTTGACGATGCCAACACTGCCTACTTCCAGGTCATCGCTAATGGTAGGCGTAGGCGTGGCACCATCCCTCTTAAATGGGATGGTCATAGGATGCTTCAGGATCCGGACGTCGGATCCATGTAGATGGGTTCTATAAATCGCTGTTTGTTGGGCGACCAAGAGGGGGTGTTGCCCTAGCGGACCTCATCTGGGCAGCACACCAGCAGGTCTCACTAGAGGGGAATGTGTTGCTTCTAGCATCATTCGAGGCTGCGGAGATCGAGACCGTCGTTAAGTCGATGAACCCTGCATCGGCCCCTGGCCCCGACGGCCTCCCAGTTCACTTTTTTCAGGCGTTCTGGTCTACCATGAAGGATGACGTCCTAGCTCTATTCCTCGAATTCTCTAGAGGAACTCTTGATGTGCCACACCTTAATTATGGGACCATCTCTTTGATTCCCAAAATACAAGGAGCTTCAGATATTCGACAGTTTCGGCCAATCACGGTTCTCAACGTGATCTTTCGGATACTGGCTAAGGGGTACGCCACTTGGGAGGCCATTATTGCTCCTAGGATACATCATCCGAACCAGTCGGCCTTTACTAAAGGCCATTATATTTTGGATGGGATCCTTGTTCTCCACGAGATAATCCATGAAGTCAAGCATAAACACCTTCCAGCGGTATTCTTCAAGATTGACTTCCATAAAGCTTACGACTCGGTGCATTGATCCTTCCTTCGGGAAGTGATGCTGAAACGCGGCTTTGACCCGCATTGGGTTGCGCGTGTGATGGAGCTGGTCACAAGTGGACGCACGGCTATCAATATAAATGGGGAGGTCCGCCCGTATTTCCCCACGGGTCAGGGAGTACGACAGGGCGACCCCCTCTCACCCTTCCTCTTCAACCTAGTGGTAGACGCTTTGGCGACAATCTTGGACTTGGCCAGGCGTGCATGCCACTTTAGGGGTATTTGTTCCCACCTCATTGGAGATGGGGGAATAACCCACCTTTAGTATGCTGACGACACAATACTGATGGCGGAGGGATCGGAGGAGGATATCATGCACCTCAAGTTCCTACTCTGCTCCCACGAGATGTTGGGTCTCACTATTAACTTAGCGAAAAGCGACGTGATGGTGCTCGGATACTCCACGGAGGAGGCTTTCAGCATAGCTAACCGCCTTAATTGTCGCCTGGGATCTTTCGCAATGACCTACCTCAGCATGCCGATTAGTGATGTCCGCCTTCAGGAGAAGGACCTCTGCCCTATGATTTTCAAGCTTCAACACCAAGTGGAGCCTTGGCAAGTACGGTGGCTTTCCAAGGCAGTGCGTGTAGGTTTGATGAACGCATCCCTTATTAGCCTACTAATGTACCTCATGGGATTCTATAGCTTGCATGAATCCCTTCATCAAGAGATTGCCAAGTATCTATCCCGGTTCTATTGGGCTCGGGAAGGCGATAGGCAGAAATACCACATGGTCAAGTGGTCTGAGATCTGCAAACTCAAGGACCAGGGTGGCCTTGGGGTGATCTCCTGGAAGCGAATGAATATTTCCCTTCTCGCTAAGTTGCTATGGCGCATTGAGACGGGCGCTGGCGGGCTTTGGCTGGATATTATCCGCGCAAAATACTTGCGTGGTCAACCTCTAGCTTTCACCGCCGGAATTGGGggatcccagttctggcagtcAAAACTTCGATTACTATGGGATCCGACACTAATACCCTATTCTGGTTAGATAGATGGTCAGGAACCAGACCGTTCGCGGAAAGGTTCTATGTGTTATTCTCGATTTGCACCCGCCCACATCTTACGGTGGGCGCTGCATTAGATGACATTGGCTCTATTGCCTTCCGGCGCACCTTTGGGGCGCTCGAGCAGGAACAATGGGGCGAGTTGTTGGAATGCATTACATTGCACACTTCGTCTCTTGAGCCGGACTCCCTTGTGTGGCATCTCGAGCCGAATGGGTTATTTTCCACTAAGTCCTTATATCAAGTCATTTTGGCTAGTCCGGGTCCCATCGAGCTTATGGTTTTGTGCGAGATTAAATTACCACTGATGATCTGTCTTCCTGTGGCAATGGGTCCGGGGCCATCTGCCCTCGGGCACTGAAGTGCTAAAGCGTAATGGCCCAGGTGATGGGCTCTTCCTTCTGTGTGGAGTACCGGAAGGCTCCAACCATATTTTCTTTCGTTGCCTGGTAGCGGATTCCTACGGAGTTGCCTCCGAGAAGTAGTTGGAGGGACGTGGTGCCATGATAATCTCCCAGACATGTTCCGGGATATTCTTAGTTTCCCGACTATTAGGCATCCCTGAGTAGCCATGGGTACCCTTACTTGGACCCTTTGGAATGTTCACAATAAGTTGGTCATCGAGCACATAATTCCTCGCCGTGTGATTGATGCCATTTTCAAAATGTGTGATTTTTTTACAGCTATGGAAATTGCTTAGCAAGCGGCGCAACCACGACTTCATTGATGCCATCATCTAGGTCTTCGCTCCACTGCCGCCGTGTTGGCGCCTCCGTCTACGCCGCCACCCTCGGAACCTGATTAGATCCTCTTTTATTTTCTTGGGGCTTGTTTGGCCGCGCCCCCAGCTGAACCATTACTACTCTTTTTTTGTGCCTTTGACTTGAACCTTTGTTATTGTTGGATGCTTGGCGCTTGtgttttataatataaagcgggggaaaccctttttcataAAGGTCAGTTTGTCCATGCACGAGGATGCTTGGATTAAGACCATCTCCAACAGGTGCGACAAAAGGCGCGCCCGAGCGGTAAAATTTGGTTTTAGCGCGCGCCGGCTGGTTCCGCGCGCTCCAGCGGTGACGGGAACTTACCGCGCGTGGGAAGCGCTTGCGCGCGCGGGGGAGAAAGCAGCACGCGGCGCGGtagatttggcgcgccgcttcACGCGCGCCTATAAAATGCCGCGCTCGCCACGCGCACAGACACAGCCACGCGCCCTCCCCTTGCATCCTCGCCGCTTCGCCACCTCGCCGCTTTccgcgccaccaccgcgccaccatgccgccgcgccgccggggttCTTCGGGCTACCACGGCGTCCGCGAGCGCCCCAACGGCCGgtactccgccgagatccggtccggCGACGCCCGGCTCGGCCTCGGGTCGTTCCGGAGCGCGTACGAGGtagcccgcgcgtacgacgcggcggcgtggcgcttggATAGGCCCCGGTCGCAGATGAACTTCCGGGACATCTTCAAGCGCGAGCAGGCGCAGCGCgtcgcccctccgccgcgtctcatCACCGACATGGGCCGTGCCGACCACGCTCGAtgctgccgccgcctcctcatcgccgaggaggacaagcgagccatggcggagtggcgtcgtcaccacccggaggacgtcgccgacgagcgtgcctactgggcggagaggacggcaaggcgccgcgcGGAGCGGGCGGACCGGCGTCGGCGGAAGGTATTGGCGAGTGCGCAGTGCGATATCGTTGAAGCAGGTGGGAGGTCGATCTTCACGTCAGACGATGAACGTTGGGACGACATAtggctcgatacctcggacaacaccgacgaggatggtgatgatggtagcgacttggagtagtttctatctatgtatgccgtagtagtttctatctagttgcaccgtagttctatctatctatgctttcgaactatctatctagttgcaacgatgtaaaatacctttgtatcATTTTTTATCTATGCAATTTATCATTTTTTATTATCTTAATATTTATCTATGCTTCCAAAAATGTTGTAAAAATAAGCGCGGGTGCTGcatttttgcgcgctgctggagcggcgcgcgcgctgcatcttagcgcggctgctggagttAGCGCTGCGTGCCGCGTCAAACCAGGCGATGGGCGTGCGGCAAAGCTGTTTTTTGCGCGCGGCATGTTCGACGCCTGTTGGAGATGTTCTAAAGCCACTGAAATGCGCCATGGGCCGTCCTGGAATCATATGACGGAATTCATTGAGCTTTGGTCACAACTATCACACATCACTCTCTTTGAGGAGAGCCAAGACACCATCATTTGGAAGCTCTGTCCTAGCGGGGGTTACTCAGCAAAGTCGGCTTACAATGCTCAATTCATGGCAAAATTGTGGCCTTTGTCCTGATGTAAATGCGAGTTCTAGACCGGTGCTCATCTTGTTTTCAAATGTCGTTACACCTTGAGAGTTTGGAGGTTGGTCAAAGCTTGGTTGGGTCTCCACGCTCTCGACCTCTTGTTCTCTCCCAACACCACTCCGTTCATGATTGCTGGACTCACTTGGCCACTCCTAGCAAGGCCTTATTAGTGACCCTCTTGATGCTCACCAATTGGTCGATTTAGAAGAAAACACGACAAATCGTTTTAAACATTTTGAAGAATGAGGCAAAAGTTTGAGTCCTAGCGGGGACGAAACGTATGAGTAAAAGTAACGGCTTTTGTATCATACGGGCCTTGGCCGCTTTGTAACAACCATCTCTTAATTGATGAATGAGCAAGCATTTTGCCTCCTCTTTCAAAAATCACCGAAAAAAGAAGTAACAAAGGAATGATTTATAGTGCGACTAGTAGCTGCATACGTACCTCAAGGCTTCCAGGAAAACAATGGCCGTCAAGACCCCGAAATCCGAGCCGAGGTCGTTTGAGTTGGCGTAGCCGCCGAGCAGGACGACGGTGGCCCAGGTGAAGGCCAGCGTGCCCAAGGCGTCGCCAAGCCTCTCGATCAGCGCGACGAAGCGAATGAAAAGATTCAGCCCCATCTCCGGCGCTGCGGCGGCCTTGCCGGCGGGAGGATCCGCCGGCATCTGCACGCCGTGCTCGGCGACGTTCGCCATGCTGTGCTATTACAGCAGCAGCAGCGAACAACACTCGACAGCTGCTTTGTGGCGAGTCCAGTTCATTCGGGGTTTTCTCTTGTAAATATACCGCACCGCACACATCCTGTTTCTCTTCTGTGAAAGAATAGAAAAGGACTCGACGGCAGACCATTTTCTTGGAGGGTATCTCAGGAAGAGAAAAGGCCAACCGAAGACCACAAAGTGTTTCCATCGAGCCGCATGAGACGCACAGCCACTCAAGGACAGTCGTCTTCCAAGTCGTCGCGGGAAGTGGAAAGCGAGCACGCGGTGCTTGCCGACAGACGAACGGCCCACATGACGAAGCCGGACATTTGTCAAACTTCGGCCATGAGGTCGTTCCCGGAGGTCTGCGCGGGCGAGAAAAGGATTCGTCTCCCAGTCTGCACACTCCTCCGACCCGAAGGGCCAAAGATTCTAAACCTACGGGTTGCAATCTACGGAGGGACATGTCTCCACTATACCTGGTCATGGGTAGCTCGGCCTGGACAGCCCGACTCGGGTTTTCGGGCCGGGCTGAGCCTGAGCGTGCCGTCAGGCCAGGTTCAGGACTGAAAATTAAGCCTGGCGGGGAGATCGGGCTGGGCTTGGGCTTGTGAAAAAGATATTCTAGTTGTGGTCGGGCCAGGCCATGTCGGGCTTTTTCAGACTCGGGCCTGATTTAGTAGGCCCGATGATTGGGCTGGACTGGGCTCGGGTCTGGGTTTTCAGCACCGGCCTTTCTTTTAGCATGACCCGAGATATGCCCAGGTACCTCCACTCAGGCACTCACCAGACACTAATCCTCTCCCACATCGAATTCCAACTATGGGGTAGGTGGTTCCCAATCAGGTCCAAACACACCATTCCTTAGATTATTTTCCATGACTTGCCCACCTCGGGTATTCTctaagaaaacaaaaacaatccATCGGTAGTCTTCGGAATTTGCCAGGATGTACAAACGGTAGGTGACAGAtgggaacactagtagaaaaagggtcaaatgtgagacacattagtcccgatttataacagaaccgacactaatgtgtccattagtgccggtttcaatggctaggcgggaggagatctttagtaccggttcgtggcgaacctttagcatcgattcgtgccacgaaccggtactaatgagagttgtggcaggatgttgtcagagtggggcccctccagcacctttagt
The window above is part of the Triticum aestivum cultivar Chinese Spring chromosome 2A, IWGSC CS RefSeq v2.1, whole genome shotgun sequence genome. Proteins encoded here:
- the LOC123184863 gene encoding uncharacterized protein isoform X2; translated protein: MANVAEHGVQMPADPPAGKAAAAPEMGLNLFIRFVALIERLGDALGTLAFTWATVVLLGGYANSNDLGSDFGVLTAIVFLEALRCWKE